One window of Triticum dicoccoides isolate Atlit2015 ecotype Zavitan chromosome 5A, WEW_v2.0, whole genome shotgun sequence genomic DNA carries:
- the LOC119303027 gene encoding cationic amino acid transporter 1-like — protein MAMGAEAGGGGARRRGCACAKADFFPEESFSSWAAYGRALRSTGPRLADRLTSRSLEATELHEVRARSGADMKRDLTWWDLAWFGVGAVIGAGIFVLTGQEAKEVAGPAVVVSYVVSGVSAMLSVFCYTEFAVEIPVAGGSFAYLRVELGDFMAFVAAGNILLEYCIGGAAVARAWTSYFATLLNHQPGDFRIHAPALSPHYSELDPIAVVVITLICALAVLSTKGSSRFNYLLSILHLAVIAFIIVAGLTKADTSNMRDFTPFGTRGIFAASAVLFFAYIGFDAVSTMAEETRNPARDIPIGLVGSMAVTTALYCVLAVTLCLMQPYGAIDKDAPFSVAFADRGMDWAKYVVAFGALKGMTTVLLVSAVGQARYLTHIARTHMMPPWLAQVHPRTGTPVNATVVMLLATAVIAFFTDLGILANLLSISTLFIFMLVAVALLVRRYYVTGETTAADRNKLVACIAAILATSVATATCWGLNVDGWVPYAVTVPAWLASTVCLWALVPQARTPKLWGAPLVPWLPSASIAINIFLLGSIDAKSFERFGIWSAALLVYYLFVGLHASYDEAKAIAAEARAGKVEDGDSGQMAPPTNGK, from the exons ATGGCGATGGGCgccgaggccggcggcggcggcgcgcggcggcgcggGTGCGCGTGCGCCAAGGCGGACTTCTTCCCGGAGGAGTCGTTCTCGAGCTGGGCGGCGTACGGGCGCGCGCTGCGGAGCACGGGGCCGCGGCTGGCGGACCGCCTCACGTCGCGCTCCCTGGAGGCCACGGAGCTGCACGAGGTGCGCGCGCGGAGCGGCGCCGACATGAAGCGCGACCTCACCTGGTGGGATCTGGCCTGGTTCGGCGTGGGCGCCGTCATCGGCGCCGGCATCTTCGTGCTCACGGGgcaggaggccaaggaggtggccgGCCCCGCCGTCGTCGTCTCCTACGTCGTCTCCGGCGTCTCCGCCATGCTCTCCGTCTTCTGCTACACCGAGTTCGCCGTCGAGATACCCGTCGCAG GCGGTTCGTTCGCGTACCTCCGGGTGGAGCTGGGCGACTTCATGGCGTTCGTGGCGGCGGGCAACATCCTCCTCGAGTACTGCATcggcggcgcggcggtggcgcGCGCCTGGACCTCCTACTTCGCCACGCTGCTCAACCACCAGCCCGGCGACTTCCGCATCCACGCCCCCGCCCTCTCCCCCCACTACTCCGAGCTCGACCCCATCGCCGTCGTGGTCATCACGCTCATCTGCGCCCTCGCCGTCCTCAGCACCAAGGGCTCCTCTCGCTTCAACTACCTCCTCTCCATCCTCCACCTCGCCGTCATCGCCTTCATCATCGTCGCCGGCCTCACCAAGGCCGACACGTCCAACATGCGCGACTTCACGCCCTTCGGCACCCGCGGCATCTTCGCCGCCTCAGCCGTCCTCTTCTTCGCCTACATCGGCTTCGACGCCGTCAGCACCATGGCCGAGGAGACCAGGAACCCCGCCCGCGACATCCCCATCGGCCTCGTGGGGTCCATGGCCGTCACCACCGCGCTGTACTGCGTGCTCGCCGTCACGCTGTGCCTCATGCAGCCCTACGGCGCCATCGACAAGGACGCGCCCTTCTCCGTCGCCTTCGCCGACCGGGGCATGGACTGGGCCAAGTACGTCGTCGCCTTCGGCGCGCTCAAGGGGATGACCACCGTGCTGCTCGTCAGCGCCGTCGGCCAGGCGCGCTACCTCACGCACATCGCCCGCACGCACATGATGCCGCCCTGGCTCGCGCAGGTGCACCCCAGGACCGGCACGCCCGTCAACGCCACCGTCGTCATGCTCCTCGCCACCGCCGTCATCGCCTTCTTCACCGACCTCGGCATCCTCGCCAACCTCCTCTCCATCTCCACGCTCTTCATCTTCATGCTCGTCGCCGTCGCGCTGCTCGTCCGCCGCTACTACGTCACCGGCGAGACCACCGCCGCCGACCGCAACAAGCTCGtggcctgcatcgccgccatcctgGCCACGTCCGTGGCGACGGCCACGTGCTGGGGCCTGAACGTGGACGGGTGGGTGCCGTACGCGGTGACGGTGCCGGCGTGGCTGGCGTCGACGGTGTGCCTGTGGGCGCTGGTGCCGCAGGCGAGGACGCCCAAGCTGTGGGGGGCGCCGCTGGTGCCGTGGCTGCCGTCGGCGTCCATCGCCATCAACATCTTCCTGCTGGGCTCCATCGACGCCAAGTCGTTCGAGAGGTTCGGGATATGGAGCGCCGCGCTGCTCGTCTACTACCTCTTCGTCGGCCTGCACGCCTCCTACGACGAGGCCAAGGCGATCGCCGCGGAGGCCcgcgccggcaaggtggaggacGGGGACTCTGGGCAGATGGCGCCGCCGACCAACGGCAAGTGA
- the LOC119303028 gene encoding IQ domain-containing protein IQM6-like, translating into MGVMFSCPADDYDPMEEGILAPADGGEPTMLRALGSGKLLIQGSLSFKRERQLDDSPGSLQLETEISIRTAGAGAEAEAPPPLAPRELARLSAGAESPRHDAAALRLQKVYKSFRTRRQLADCAVLVEQSWWKLLDFALLNRSSVSFFDIEKQETAVSKWSRARSRAAKVGKGLSKDDKAQKLALQHWLEAIDPRHRYGHNLHYYYDCWLHSESNQPFFYWLDVGEGKEINLEGKCSRSKLLSQCIKYLGPKEREDYEVVIEDSKLLYKKSRQIIDTSFGPRDAKWIFVLSTSKSLYVGQKKKGKFQHSSFLAGGATSAAGRLVAENGTLKAIWPHSGHYRPTEENFQEFKSFLMDNLVDLTDVKMSPAEEDEEFWGSLKRISSENDKSEDGPAAVEETGSLQTTQAIQTTSTETEKREEPVVAREKILQRINSKKDMKSYQLGKQLSFKWTTGAGPRIGCVRDYPSELQAHALEQMNLSPRCAAAARSASTRFASPLRRSFNSIVTKGGENETSTPRGAFRSPLRHGLAADER; encoded by the exons ATGGGGGTCATGTTCTCCTGCCCCGCCGATGACTATGACCCCATGGAGGAAGGCATCCTCGCGCCGGCCGACGGCGGCGAGCCGACGATGCTCAGGGCCTTGGGCTCCGGTAAGCTGCTCATACAGGGGTCGCTCAGCTTCAAGAGGGAGCGGCAGCTGGACGACAGCCCGGGCTCTCTCCAGCTGGAGACCGAGATCTCCATCAGGAcagccggcgccggcgccgaggCCGAGGCGCCGCCGCCGCTTGCGCCGAGGGAGCTTGCCAGGCTGAGCGCGGGGGCGGAGAGCCCGAGGCACGATGCTGCGGCGCTCAGGCTGCAGAAGGTGTACAAGAGCTTCCGCACGCGGCGGCAGCTGGCCGACTGCGCCGTGCTGGTGGAGCAGAGCTGGTGGAAGCTGCTGGACTTCGCGCTCCTCAACCGCAGCTCCGTCTCCTTCTTCGACATCGAGAAGCAGGAGACGGCCGTGTCCAAGTGGTCCAGGGCCAGATCCCGAGCTGCCAAG GTTGGAAAGGGACTGTCCAAGGATGACAAGGCGCAGAAACTCGCATTGCAGCATTGGCTCGAAGCG ATTGACCCGCGCCACCGCTACGGCCACAACCTGCACTACTACTATGATTGCTGGCTCCACAGTGAAAGCAACCAGCCTTTCTTCTACTG GCTTGATGTTGGAGAAGGCAAGGAGATCAATCTTGAAGGCAAGTGCTCCCGATCCAAGCTTCTCAGCCAGTGCATCAAGTACCTCGGTCCG AAGGAAAGAGAGGACTATGAAGTCGTGATTGAGGACAGCAAGTTGTTGTACAAGAAGAGCCGGCAAATAATCGACACGTCCTTCGGCCCGAGAGACGCAAAGTGGATCTTTGTTCTTAGCACATCTAAGAGCTTGTACGTTGGTCAG AAGAAGAAAGGTAAATTTCAGCATTCTAGCTTTCTTGCTGGGGGAGCTACCTCTGCTGCTGGGAGACTGGTTGCTGAAAATGGAACCCTGAAG GCTATTTGGCCTCACAGCGGTCACTACCGCCCCACAGAGGAGAACTTCCAGGAGTTCAAAAGCTTCCTCATGGACAACTTGGTTGATCTCACTGATGTTAAG ATGAGCccagcagaggaggacgaggaatTCTGGGGCAGCCTCAAGAGGATCTCGTCGGAGAACGACAAGTCTGAAGATGGCCCTGCTGCAGTTGAAGAAACTGGCTCTCTTCAGACAACTCAAGCTATTCAAACAACATCTACGGAGACAGAGAAACGGGAGGAACCAGTGGTGGCGCGCGAGAAGATCCTTCAGAGGATCAACTCCAAGAAGGACATGAAGTCGTACCAGCTCGGCAAGCAGTTGTCCTTCAAGTGGACGACCGGGGCAGGCCCTCGGATCGGGTGCGTGCGCGACTACCCTTCGGAGCTCCAAGCGCACGCGCTAGAGCAGATGAACCTGTCGCCGcggtgcgccgccgccgccaggtcTGCGTCCACCCGGTTTGCCTCGCCGCTGAGGCGGAGCTTCAACAGCATTGTGACGAAGGGGGGCGAGAATGAGACGTCCACGCCGAGAGGAGCGTTCCGGTCGCCTCTGCGGCATGGACTAGCTGCAGATGAGAGGTGA